One window of Strigops habroptila isolate Jane chromosome Z, bStrHab1.2.pri, whole genome shotgun sequence genomic DNA carries:
- the SPINK4 gene encoding serine protease inhibitor Kazal-type 4, whose amino-acid sequence MPAQELPMVVVVVAAALVVLVAAGGAELNKRNGLRKPVCGEMVELQACPLLHLPVCGTDGNTYANECLLCVQQMKTRQDIQILKDGDC is encoded by the exons ATGCCCGCGCAGGAGCTGCcaatggtggtggtggtggtggcggcggcaCTGGTTGTTCTTGTCGCTGCCGGCG gGGCAGAGCTGAACAAAAGGAATGGCCTGAGAAAG CCGGTGTGTGGAGAGATGGTGGAGCTGCAAGCCTGCCCCCTCCTGCACTTGCCTGTCTGTGGGACTGATGGGAACACCTATGCCAATGAATGCCTGCTCTGTGTGCAGCAAAT GAAAACCAGGCAAGACATCCAGATTTTGAAAGACGGGGACTGTTGA